A genome region from Penicillium psychrofluorescens genome assembly, chromosome: 3 includes the following:
- a CDS encoding uncharacterized protein (ID:PFLUO_005114-T1.cds;~source:funannotate), which translates to MVLDDASPQAGGFSNNNDSDGSSTVVYGALGRPLKIKPELMARPDYFTLYFGFFGNRFWNRRAIHSISERVQNTYVICGREATQEEVDAFVQHGTRELYHGRIGLPLSVFAGTAYLYNGARKSPMFPADPTPAKLLTTLRNFAASDRTGFQQVAFRAGFKLLFWGTLGAIVSSAFSTSNYIRNILGDPRLEHFRKDMAQQKPEERRKRNYELQMQKMRRFRGEGGENQSAEDTAGAYAESHDNEQGSYDSPGSLNSPSSSSSPYNASSSENDMTYNATESSKQSYSADQSRSGPDGSRRPGMYGSPTATQGTGNESGSGGGDFFGDDDNSPTAPEYRGTNPDGTSGGSAWDRIRRQNASGPQYRQGSSQPGSQRNMESENDRYESERSREREQAQADFDRMMDAERNAPSDAMRRGRGWGS; encoded by the coding sequence ATGGTTCTCGACGATGCCTCCCCGCAAGCAGGCGGGTTCTCCAACAACAATGACTCCGACGGATCTTCAACCGTCGTATACGGAGCGCTCGGCCGGCCGCTGAAGATCAAGCCAGAGCTCATGGCCCGGCCGGACTATTTCACACTATACTTTGGATTCTTTGGCAATCGGTTCTGGAATAGGCGGGCAATTCATAGCATATCCGAACGGGTGCAAAACACATACGTAATATGTGGCCGAGAGGCAACACAGGAAGAGGTGGACGCATTTGTCCAACACGGCACGCGCGAACTGTACCACGGCCGAATCGGACTACCGCTATCCGTGTTTGCCGGCACGGCCTACTTATACAATGGCGCGCGCAAGTCACCAATGTTCCCTGCGGATCCGACACCTGCCAAGCTGCTCACCACACTACGGAATTTCGCCGCATCTGACCGGACAGGCTTCCAACAGGTAGCGTTTCGTGCGGGATTCAAGCTGCTTTTCTGGGGCACGCTTGGCGCTATCGTCTCGTCTGCATTCAGCACGTCCAACTATATTCGGAACATACTCGGGGACCCGCGATTGGAGCATTTCAGGAAGGACatggcgcagcagaagccTGAGGAGAGGCGGAAGCGCAATTATGAGCTGCAAATGCAAAAGATGCGCCGGTTTAGAGGGGAAGGAGGGGAAAATCAGTCTGCCGAGGATACCGCTGGCGCCTATGCGGAAAGCCATGATAACGAGCAAGGCAGCTATGACTCTCCTGGCTCGCTGAAttctccatcctcatcttcctcgccgtACAATGCTTCCTCCAGCGAGAACGACATGACATACAATGCCACGGAGTCTAGCAAACAGTCTTACTCAGCGGATCAGTCGCGTTCTGGTCCAGACGGCTCTCGCCGACCAGGGATGTACGGCAGCCCGACAGCAACACAGGGCACTGGCAATGAGTCCGGGTCCGGAGGCGGCGATTTctttggcgatgatgacaatAGTCCCACGGCTCCGGAGTACCGGGGAACCAATCCTGATGGCACGTCAGGTGGCAGTGCTTGGGATCGGATCAGACGACAGAATGCCTCGGGCCCCCAGTATCGGCAGGGGTCATCGCAGCCCGGCTCGCAGCGGAACATGGAATCAGAGAACGATAGATATGAAAGTGAGCGCAGCCGTGAGCGGGAGCAGGCTCAGGCCGATTTCGATCGGATGATGGACGCCGAGAGGAATGCTCCCAGTGATGCGATGCGGCGAGGTCGGGGCTGGGGATCATAG
- a CDS encoding uncharacterized protein (ID:PFLUO_005115-T1.cds;~source:funannotate) produces MASKSLAIIAGVGPGTGASIARIFGKAYPVVLLSRTPSNYEPVVKEINSSGGQAVGISTDLSDSDSVKAAFDQIAQKYPGAGIAAAVFNSSGSFARKPFLEVTEEEYSNSLETQATGAFRFAKRTLPLLLQAKGTSPHPPTLIFTGATASVKGSANFAAFASAKFALRALAQSLAREFGPQGIHVSHAIIDGIIDIPRTKAYTVAHEDGKLSPDAIADSYWHLHTQPRTTFAFELDLRPYAEKW; encoded by the exons ATGGCATCCAAGTCCCTCGCAATTATCGCCGGCGTCGGCCCCGGCACT GGCGCTTCCATCGCTAGGATTTTCGGCAAAGCCTATCCGGTGGTCCTTTTATCTCGGACACCCTCGAATTACGAACCCgtggtcaaggagatcaacTCAAGTGGCGGCCAAGCCGTGGGTATCAGTACCGACCTTTCCGACAGCGACAGCGTCAAGGCCGCCTTTGATCAGATCGCACAGAAGTACCCCGGTGCCGGAATAGCTGCAGCGGTGTTTAATTCCAGCGGTAGTTTTGCACGGAAGCCGTTCTTGGAGGTGACGGAGGAAGAGTATTCGAATTCGCTCGAGACGCAGGC AACGGGCGCGTTCAGATTTGCCAAGCGCACTTTGCCCCTGCTTCTCCAGGCCAAAGGCACATCTCCCCACCCGCCCACCTTGATCTTCACCGGCGCCACAGCGAGCGTCAAGGGCTCGGCCAATTTCGCTGCGTTTGCTTCCGCCAAGTTTGCTTTGCGCGCTTTGGCCCAATCTCTTGCCCGCGAGTTCGGCCCGCAGGGAATCCATGTGTCGCATGCAATCATCGACGGCATCATCGATATCCCCCGCACCAAGGCCTACACTGTTGCGCATGAGGATGGGAAGCTCAGCCCCGACGCG ATTGCGGATTCCTACTGGCATCTGCACACCCAGCCACGCACGACGTTTGCTTTTGAGTTGGACCTTAGGCCATACGCTGAGAAGTGGTAA